The following coding sequences are from one Pseudonocardia sp. EC080619-01 window:
- a CDS encoding prolyl oligopeptidase family serine peptidase, translated as MTDTFPRLHARTRRFSLGVPRGFTVAPDGSRAVFLRTRSGTDPVTCLWSVDAATGEERLLVDPAQVPGLPGEEDLPAAERARRERVREQAGGVVGYTVDAAVERAVFALSGRPFTVALTGDPQVRPLDVGAVEAVVDPRIDPTGSRVAFVADRALHLHDLATGTTTRPAVPDADDVSYGLADFAAAEEMGRTRGFWWSPDGDALLVARVDESPVARWHIADPAHPDRVPAEVRYPAAGTPNAVVGLEIVTLDGTRTPVRWDAGAHEYLATAGWDAHGPLLSVQPRDQREVRTLAVDPATGTTTTLHSQTDAVWVENVPGVPARTESGALVRVTDDGGARRLVHGDATLTGPDLQVRDVLGIDGETVLFRASADPTSVALYSVAPGGSPVLLSPADGLHAGTAAGGTLVRISQDLVTAPHAVLVTADGTEHPVAGHAVEPGLSPAPALHAFGERALRTAVFLPSGHVPGTKVPVLLDPYGGPHSQRVVRSRNAHLTSRWFAEQGFAVVVTDGRGSPGRGPEFERAIHGDLAGPVLEDQVAALHAAADEYPDLDLTRVGIRGWSFGGYLAALAVLRRPDVFHAGVAGAPVTDWALYDTHYTERYLGMPGGESYTRSSIVDDAGTPPTADAPHRPLMIVHGLADDNVVAAHTLRLSSALLAAGRPHQVLPLSGVTHMTPQEVVAENLLLLQVGFLREALGG; from the coding sequence GTGACGGACACGTTCCCCCGCCTGCACGCCCGCACCCGACGGTTCTCCCTCGGCGTCCCCCGCGGGTTCACCGTCGCCCCGGACGGGTCCCGCGCGGTGTTCCTGCGCACCCGGTCGGGGACCGACCCGGTGACGTGCCTGTGGTCGGTCGACGCGGCGACCGGCGAGGAGCGGCTGCTGGTGGACCCGGCGCAGGTCCCGGGTCTGCCGGGTGAGGAGGACCTGCCCGCCGCGGAGCGCGCCCGCCGGGAGCGGGTGCGCGAGCAGGCCGGCGGCGTCGTCGGGTACACGGTGGACGCCGCCGTCGAGCGGGCCGTGTTCGCGCTGTCCGGGCGTCCGTTCACCGTCGCGCTCACCGGGGACCCGCAGGTCCGCCCGCTCGACGTGGGCGCGGTGGAGGCCGTCGTCGACCCGCGGATCGACCCCACCGGTTCCCGGGTCGCGTTCGTCGCCGACCGGGCACTGCACCTGCACGACCTCGCCACCGGTACGACGACGCGGCCGGCCGTGCCCGACGCCGACGACGTGTCCTACGGACTCGCCGACTTCGCCGCGGCCGAGGAGATGGGCCGCACCCGCGGCTTCTGGTGGTCCCCCGACGGCGACGCGCTGCTCGTCGCCCGGGTCGACGAGTCCCCCGTCGCCCGCTGGCACATCGCCGATCCGGCCCACCCGGACCGGGTCCCGGCCGAGGTCCGGTACCCCGCGGCGGGCACTCCGAACGCCGTCGTCGGCCTGGAGATCGTGACCCTCGACGGCACCCGTACGCCGGTGCGCTGGGACGCCGGCGCCCACGAGTACCTCGCCACCGCCGGGTGGGACGCGCACGGCCCGCTGCTCTCGGTGCAGCCGCGCGACCAGCGGGAGGTGCGCACCCTCGCCGTCGACCCCGCGACGGGCACCACGACCACCCTGCACTCGCAGACCGACGCGGTGTGGGTGGAGAACGTCCCGGGCGTGCCGGCCCGCACGGAGTCCGGTGCGCTCGTCCGGGTCACCGACGACGGCGGGGCGCGCCGCCTCGTACACGGCGACGCCACGCTCACGGGGCCGGACCTGCAGGTCCGCGACGTCCTCGGGATCGACGGCGAGACCGTCCTGTTCCGGGCGTCGGCCGACCCGACGTCGGTGGCGCTCTACTCGGTCGCCCCCGGCGGTTCGCCCGTCCTGCTCTCCCCCGCCGACGGCCTGCACGCGGGCACGGCGGCGGGCGGCACCCTGGTCCGGATCTCCCAGGACCTGGTGACCGCGCCGCACGCGGTGCTGGTGACCGCGGACGGCACCGAGCACCCGGTCGCCGGGCACGCCGTCGAGCCGGGCCTCTCGCCCGCACCCGCGCTGCACGCGTTCGGCGAGCGGGCGCTGCGGACCGCGGTGTTCCTGCCGTCCGGGCACGTCCCGGGCACGAAGGTCCCGGTCCTGCTCGACCCGTACGGCGGGCCGCACTCCCAGCGCGTCGTGCGGTCCCGCAACGCGCACCTGACCAGCCGCTGGTTCGCCGAGCAGGGTTTCGCGGTGGTCGTCACCGACGGCCGCGGCTCGCCGGGGCGCGGCCCGGAGTTCGAGCGGGCGATCCACGGCGACCTCGCGGGTCCGGTGCTGGAGGACCAGGTCGCGGCGCTGCACGCCGCCGCCGACGAGTACCCGGACCTGGACCTGACCCGGGTCGGCATCCGCGGCTGGTCGTTCGGCGGGTACCTGGCCGCACTCGCCGTGCTGCGCAGGCCGGACGTGTTCCACGCGGGTGTGGCGGGCGCGCCGGTCACCGACTGGGCGCTGTACGACACCCACTACACCGAGCGCTACCTCGGGATGCCCGGCGGCGAGTCGTACACCCGGTCGTCGATCGTCGACGACGCCGGGACCCCGCCGACCGCGGACGCCCCGCACCGCCCGCTGATGATCGTCCACGGCCTGGCCGACGACAACGTCGTCGCCGCGCACACGCTGCGCCTGTCCTCGGCGCTGCTCGCCGCCGGCCGCCCGCACCAGGTGCTGCCGCTGTCGGGGGTCACGCACATGACCCCGCAGGAGGTCGTCGCGGAGAACCTGCTGCTCCTGCAGGTCGGGTTCCTGCGCGAGGCCCTCGGCGGCTGA
- a CDS encoding rubredoxin, whose product MSGGGTAVAEAQARLWFCEPCGFVYDPAEGDPDSGIEPGTPFEDIPDDWMCPICGASKSDFRELEPGEEFPGL is encoded by the coding sequence ATGAGCGGCGGCGGGACGGCGGTCGCCGAGGCGCAGGCCCGGCTGTGGTTCTGCGAACCGTGCGGTTTCGTCTACGACCCGGCCGAGGGCGATCCGGACAGCGGCATCGAGCCCGGCACCCCCTTCGAGGACATCCCGGACGACTGGATGTGCCCCATCTGCGGCGCCTCGAAGTCGGACTTCCGCGAGCTCGAGCCGGGCGAGGAGTTCCCGGGACTGTGA
- a CDS encoding ribonucleotide-diphosphate reductase subunit beta, whose product MAMIGSYDHFVTLAASLQWDETEIDFSEDRAAWPALTEWEHERVLGLIAGFCIAETSVAGQLGSYQAAAREDSMEAAFRAQARDEARHARFFDRVASDVAGIPGANPAARQDVLRAQVGAELVDLFEHRLPATARQLAEDPAGLTGAVGLYHMVIEGVVLLAGQHAMLDTLEGLSRPLPGVRKGMELVLRDERWHIGFGSRIVQCADIGREDADALLEQGENAAKVWGDLITPEAIDTAVRQHRRRLKAAGIKFW is encoded by the coding sequence ATGGCCATGATCGGCAGCTACGACCACTTCGTGACGCTGGCCGCGTCGCTGCAGTGGGACGAGACGGAGATCGACTTCTCGGAGGACCGCGCCGCCTGGCCTGCGCTGACCGAGTGGGAGCACGAGCGGGTCCTCGGGCTCATCGCGGGCTTCTGCATCGCCGAGACCTCGGTGGCGGGACAGCTCGGCTCCTACCAGGCGGCGGCCCGTGAGGACTCGATGGAGGCGGCGTTCCGGGCGCAGGCCCGGGACGAGGCGCGGCACGCCCGCTTCTTCGACCGGGTCGCCTCGGACGTCGCCGGGATCCCGGGGGCGAACCCGGCCGCGCGGCAGGACGTGCTGCGCGCGCAGGTCGGTGCCGAGCTCGTCGACCTGTTCGAGCACCGCCTGCCGGCCACCGCGCGGCAGCTGGCCGAGGACCCGGCCGGGTTGACGGGGGCCGTCGGGCTCTACCACATGGTCATCGAGGGGGTCGTCCTGCTGGCCGGGCAGCACGCGATGCTCGACACCCTGGAGGGCCTGTCCCGCCCGCTGCCGGGGGTGCGGAAGGGGATGGAGCTCGTCCTGCGCGACGAGCGGTGGCACATCGGGTTCGGCTCCCGGATCGTGCAGTGCGCCGACATCGGCCGTGAGGACGCCGACGCGCTGCTGGAGCAGGGCGAGAACGCGGCGAAGGTCTGGGGCGACCTGATCACCCCGGAGGCGATCGACACCGCGGTGCGTCAGCACCGCCGGCGGCTGAAGGCGGCCGGCATCAAGTTCTGGTGA
- a CDS encoding MSMEG_3727 family PQQ-associated protein, with protein MTTTSGDRTAELAAAGLDGQNRTALGRLLNTGSIGNAEEGADGVLRATIRIPEDELRYDPAILVLPHGGDIELTLINDDKNTHCAVLPSNGDPKFIWLVNHSKGTAKLNLDGPGTYYYGSASGNDEGRGLTGAIVIGGEVPDSAKLDRPPQPRP; from the coding sequence ATGACGACGACTTCAGGTGATCGGACGGCCGAACTGGCCGCTGCGGGCCTGGACGGGCAGAACAGGACCGCACTCGGCCGACTGCTCAACACCGGGAGCATCGGCAACGCCGAGGAGGGTGCCGACGGTGTCCTGCGCGCCACCATCCGGATCCCGGAGGACGAGCTGCGCTACGACCCCGCCATCCTCGTCCTCCCGCACGGCGGGGACATCGAGCTGACGCTGATCAACGACGACAAGAACACCCACTGTGCGGTGCTGCCGAGCAACGGCGACCCCAAGTTCATCTGGCTGGTGAACCACTCCAAGGGCACCGCGAAGCTCAACCTGGACGGGCCGGGCACCTACTACTACGGCTCCGCGAGCGGGAACGACGAGGGCCGCGGTCTCACCGGGGCGATCGTCATCGGTGGCGAGGTCCCCGACAGCGCCAAGCTCGACCGACCCCCGCAGCCGCGCCCGTAG
- a CDS encoding PQQ-dependent dehydrogenase, methanol/ethanol family, with product MTDYVDAGEAIPHAQLSNVKGEAPATRNVDYDRILGARSEPDNWLTYYGTYDGQRYSELDQINKDNVRRLTPAWVFQAGAVGMQSGASTYSFEASPIVVEGVMYVSGPDGRAWAIDAKTGEELWRYKHASPYDVSLCCGNVNRGVAVGHGKVYMYTLNAHLIALDARTGEKVWDVVNGDVRAGESGSVAPLIVKDMVICGSAGGEFGVRGHLDAFDAQTGERRWRCYMVPKPGEPGSETWPDDGEAWQRGGANCWVTPTYDPELELLFQGTGNPAPDFDGAVRPGDNLYTDSTVAVDVNTGQIRWHYQFTPHDLWDYDSTMENVLFDAPDGRKLLAHADKNGYFFVLDRTNGELVRVFPFVDRITWGEITPEGKVTPKVYPDEEGVPVHFWPGPAGGKEWTHMSYSRQTGLIYVPVQEVGATATRRRREFKESIPYWGAGVAVDLEDFYGFVSAIDPLTGEEKWRWRNEYPMCASNVTTAGGLVFQGTPTGEFVALDAETGEKLWSFQCGSGHHSSPTVFSVDGRQYIAVPTGWGGWIEGFLPGLLGAAAGDALFCFALPED from the coding sequence ATGACCGACTACGTCGACGCGGGCGAAGCCATCCCGCACGCACAGCTCAGCAACGTCAAGGGCGAGGCCCCGGCCACCCGCAACGTGGACTACGACCGGATCCTCGGTGCCCGCTCGGAGCCGGACAACTGGCTGACCTACTACGGGACCTACGACGGTCAGCGCTACAGCGAGCTCGACCAGATCAACAAGGACAACGTCCGCCGCCTCACCCCCGCGTGGGTGTTCCAGGCCGGCGCGGTGGGCATGCAGTCCGGCGCCTCGACCTACTCGTTCGAGGCGTCGCCGATCGTGGTCGAGGGCGTCATGTACGTCTCCGGCCCGGACGGCCGGGCCTGGGCGATCGACGCCAAGACCGGCGAGGAGCTCTGGCGCTACAAGCACGCCTCGCCGTACGACGTGTCGCTGTGCTGCGGCAACGTCAACCGAGGCGTCGCCGTGGGCCACGGCAAGGTGTACATGTACACCCTCAACGCCCACCTCATCGCGCTCGACGCGCGTACCGGCGAGAAGGTCTGGGACGTCGTCAACGGTGACGTACGTGCCGGCGAGAGCGGCTCGGTCGCGCCGCTGATCGTCAAGGACATGGTGATCTGCGGCAGCGCGGGCGGCGAGTTCGGCGTCCGCGGTCACCTGGACGCCTTCGACGCGCAGACCGGCGAGCGGCGCTGGCGCTGCTACATGGTCCCGAAGCCGGGCGAGCCCGGCTCGGAGACCTGGCCCGACGACGGCGAGGCGTGGCAGCGCGGCGGGGCGAACTGCTGGGTCACACCCACCTACGACCCGGAGCTGGAGCTGCTGTTCCAGGGCACCGGCAACCCGGCGCCGGACTTCGACGGCGCGGTCCGCCCCGGTGACAACCTGTACACCGACAGCACCGTCGCGGTGGACGTCAACACGGGGCAGATCCGCTGGCACTACCAGTTCACCCCGCACGACCTGTGGGACTACGACTCCACGATGGAGAACGTCCTGTTCGACGCGCCGGACGGGCGGAAGCTCCTCGCGCACGCGGACAAGAACGGCTACTTCTTCGTCCTCGACCGCACCAACGGCGAGCTCGTCCGCGTGTTCCCGTTCGTCGACCGGATCACCTGGGGTGAGATCACCCCGGAGGGCAAGGTCACGCCCAAGGTGTATCCGGACGAGGAGGGCGTCCCGGTGCACTTCTGGCCGGGTCCGGCCGGCGGCAAGGAATGGACGCACATGTCCTACAGCCGCCAGACCGGGCTGATCTACGTCCCGGTGCAGGAGGTCGGGGCGACGGCGACCCGCAGGCGCCGGGAGTTCAAGGAGTCGATCCCCTACTGGGGCGCGGGCGTCGCCGTCGACCTCGAGGACTTCTACGGCTTCGTGAGCGCGATCGACCCGCTCACCGGCGAGGAGAAGTGGCGCTGGCGCAACGAGTACCCGATGTGCGCCTCGAACGTCACCACGGCGGGCGGCCTGGTCTTCCAGGGCACGCCGACCGGTGAGTTCGTCGCGCTCGACGCCGAGACCGGGGAGAAGCTCTGGTCGTTCCAGTGCGGCAGCGGTCACCACTCCAGCCCGACGGTCTTCAGCGTCGACGGCCGGCAGTACATCGCGGTGCCGACCGGCTGGGGCGGCTGGATCGAGGGCTTCCTGCCCGGCCTGCTCGGGGCCGCCGCGGGCGACGCGCTGTTCTGCTTCGCCCTGCCGGAGGACTGA
- the pqqA gene encoding pyrroloquinoline quinone precursor peptide PqqA: MESITEWEAPDFEEVGCAPEVTMYIARTEA; the protein is encoded by the coding sequence GTGGAGAGCATCACCGAGTGGGAGGCCCCCGACTTCGAGGAGGTCGGTTGCGCGCCCGAGGTGACGATGTACATCGCCCGCACCGAGGCGTGA
- the pqqB gene encoding pyrroloquinoline quinone biosynthesis protein PqqB — protein MRVRILGSAAGGGFPQWNCGCPGCRAVRDGTRPATPRTQSSIAVSPDGERWWLVNASPDVRTQLADTPALHPTGDRASPLQGVLLTDAEIDHTLGLVLLREGSGVHVHATAASERTLRAGTGLLDTLEKFCPVHWTPVVPGTGHDLGGLVYRAFDVPTAKHDRFGTGGDGAGRVVGYRFTDTASGRSAVYLPGVQQLTPAVLGELAGADVLLIDGTTWHDDEMIRLGLASKTAHDMGHLHVGGPGGSLDVLSRLGLPRVVYVHVNNTNPILLDDSDERAEVEKAGFTVGTDGLDLEV, from the coding sequence ATGCGCGTCCGGATCCTGGGTTCGGCAGCCGGTGGTGGATTCCCGCAGTGGAACTGCGGCTGCCCGGGGTGCCGGGCGGTGCGCGACGGCACGCGCCCCGCGACACCGCGTACCCAGTCGTCGATCGCGGTCAGCCCGGACGGGGAACGGTGGTGGCTCGTCAACGCCTCCCCCGACGTCCGCACCCAGCTGGCGGACACCCCCGCGCTGCACCCCACCGGCGACCGGGCCTCACCGCTGCAGGGCGTGCTGCTCACCGACGCCGAGATCGACCACACGCTCGGCCTGGTGCTGCTGCGCGAGGGCAGCGGTGTGCACGTGCACGCGACCGCCGCCTCCGAACGCACCCTGCGCGCCGGCACCGGTCTGCTGGACACGCTCGAGAAGTTCTGCCCCGTGCACTGGACACCCGTCGTCCCCGGGACCGGGCACGACCTCGGCGGGCTCGTCTACCGGGCGTTCGACGTGCCCACCGCGAAGCACGACCGGTTCGGCACCGGCGGCGACGGCGCGGGCCGGGTCGTCGGCTACCGGTTCACCGACACCGCGAGCGGCCGCAGCGCGGTCTACCTGCCCGGGGTCCAGCAGCTGACCCCCGCGGTGCTCGGCGAGCTGGCGGGTGCCGACGTACTGCTGATCGACGGCACCACCTGGCACGACGACGAGATGATCCGGCTCGGCCTGGCCTCCAAGACCGCGCACGACATGGGACACCTGCACGTCGGGGGCCCCGGTGGCAGTCTGGACGTGCTGTCCCGGCTGGGCCTGCCGCGGGTCGTCTACGTGCACGTCAACAACACCAACCCGATCCTGCTCGACGACTCGGACGAGCGCGCCGAGGTGGAGAAGGCCGGCTTCACGGTCGGCACCGACGGACTGGACCTGGAGGTCTGA
- the pqqC gene encoding pyrroloquinoline-quinone synthase PqqC — protein MSATLDSGTGTALVERLRAHARSYHSAHPFHLRMNEGTLTPDQIRGWVANRFAYQEAIPVKDAAILSNCPDVTVRRRWIRRITDHDGTAADGPTSGGIEAWLRLGEACGLSRAEILDHRHVQPGVRFAVDAYVTFARTKPWVEAVASSLTELFAPDLMAERLAAFEKYYTWIEPDGLQYFRNRLFQAPRDSEHALEVVVEHCHSAAEQDAAEAALSFKCDVLWSMMDAIDHAYPDRG, from the coding sequence GTGAGCGCAACGCTCGACAGCGGCACCGGCACCGCACTGGTGGAACGCCTGCGCGCCCACGCCCGCAGCTACCACAGCGCGCACCCGTTCCACCTGCGGATGAACGAGGGCACGCTGACGCCCGACCAGATCCGCGGGTGGGTCGCGAACCGGTTCGCCTACCAGGAGGCCATCCCCGTCAAGGACGCGGCGATCCTCTCGAACTGCCCGGACGTCACGGTCCGGCGGCGCTGGATCCGCCGGATCACCGATCACGACGGCACCGCCGCCGACGGCCCCACGAGCGGCGGGATCGAGGCGTGGCTGCGACTCGGCGAGGCGTGCGGCCTGAGCCGGGCGGAGATCCTCGACCACCGGCACGTCCAGCCGGGTGTCCGGTTCGCCGTCGACGCCTACGTCACCTTCGCCCGCACGAAGCCCTGGGTCGAGGCGGTGGCGTCCTCGCTGACCGAGCTGTTCGCGCCCGACCTGATGGCCGAGCGGCTGGCCGCGTTCGAGAAGTACTACACCTGGATCGAGCCGGACGGCCTCCAGTACTTCCGGAACCGGTTGTTCCAGGCACCGCGGGACTCCGAGCACGCGCTCGAGGTCGTCGTCGAGCACTGCCACAGCGCCGCCGAACAGGACGCCGCCGAGGCCGCGCTGTCCTTCAAGTGCGACGTGTTGTGGTCCATGATGGACGCGATCGACCATGCCTATCCCGATCGTGGGTGA
- the pqqD gene encoding pyrroloquinoline quinone biosynthesis peptide chaperone PqqD: protein MTEVPGDARPRLGQFVRMRPDRATGGHVLLGPETVVVLNPTGHAVLALCDGGRTVDEIVAALVAGHEGADEATVAGQVRDYLGRLADRNLVTLGGAGR from the coding sequence GTGACGGAGGTTCCCGGCGACGCCCGTCCCCGGCTCGGCCAGTTCGTCCGGATGCGTCCGGACCGGGCCACCGGCGGGCACGTCCTGCTCGGACCGGAGACCGTCGTCGTACTGAACCCCACCGGGCACGCCGTGCTGGCGCTGTGCGACGGCGGCCGGACGGTCGACGAGATCGTCGCCGCGCTCGTCGCCGGGCACGAGGGTGCCGACGAGGCCACGGTCGCCGGCCAGGTGCGCGACTACCTGGGCCGGCTCGCGGACCGGAACCTCGTGACCCTCGGCGGAGCGGGCCGATGA
- the pqqE gene encoding pyrroloquinoline quinone biosynthesis protein PqqE, producing the protein MTAPRPFGLLAELTYRCPLACAYCSNPIELARYDDELSTADWQRVFAEAADLGVLQCHLSGGEPLLRRDLTELVRTAQSLGMYTNLVTSAIGLSRPRAEALRAAGLDHVQVSVQADEPATSDRIAGVRSFERKIEACRLVRELGWPLTVNVVLHRQNIDRIGEIITLVEELQADRVELANTQYYGWAWKNRSSLLPSREQLDRAEEIVTAARARLAGRMEIVHVLPDYYSRYPKPCMGGWAQRQLTVAPDGHALPCPAAQTLPLPPASVRESSLADIWTSAPLFTAYRGDSWMQDPCRTCDRKEIDLGGCRCQAFQLTGDPAATDPVCHLSPEHARVEEAVAEANRPDPVDLELVPRPHR; encoded by the coding sequence ATGACCGCGCCGCGCCCGTTCGGGCTGCTCGCCGAGCTCACCTACCGCTGCCCGCTGGCCTGCGCCTACTGCTCCAACCCGATCGAGCTCGCCCGCTACGACGACGAGCTCTCCACCGCCGACTGGCAGCGGGTGTTCGCCGAGGCGGCCGACCTCGGGGTGCTGCAGTGCCACCTGTCCGGCGGCGAGCCGCTGCTGCGCCGCGACCTGACCGAGCTGGTGCGCACGGCGCAGTCCCTGGGGATGTACACGAACCTGGTCACCAGCGCGATCGGGCTGTCCCGGCCGCGTGCCGAGGCGCTGCGCGCCGCCGGGCTCGACCACGTGCAGGTCAGTGTCCAGGCCGACGAGCCCGCCACGTCCGACCGGATCGCCGGGGTCCGCTCCTTCGAGCGCAAGATCGAGGCGTGCCGGCTGGTCCGGGAGCTGGGCTGGCCGTTGACCGTCAACGTCGTGCTGCACCGGCAGAACATCGACCGGATCGGCGAGATCATCACCCTCGTCGAGGAGCTGCAGGCCGACCGGGTGGAGCTGGCGAACACCCAGTACTACGGCTGGGCGTGGAAGAACCGGTCGTCGCTGCTGCCGAGCCGCGAGCAGCTCGACCGCGCCGAGGAGATCGTCACGGCGGCCCGGGCGCGGTTGGCCGGGCGCATGGAGATCGTGCACGTCCTGCCCGACTACTACAGCCGCTACCCGAAGCCCTGCATGGGCGGATGGGCGCAGCGCCAGCTCACCGTCGCGCCGGACGGGCACGCACTGCCCTGCCCGGCCGCGCAGACCCTGCCGCTGCCACCCGCGTCCGTCCGGGAGTCCTCGCTCGCCGACATCTGGACCTCCGCGCCGCTCTTCACCGCGTACCGCGGCGACAGCTGGATGCAGGACCCGTGCCGGACCTGCGACCGCAAGGAGATCGACCTCGGGGGCTGCCGCTGCCAGGCCTTCCAGCTGACCGGGGACCCGGCGGCGACCGACCCGGTCTGCCACCTCTCCCCCGAGCACGCCCGGGTGGAGGAGGCCGTGGCCGAGGCGAACCGCCCGGACCCGGTGGATCTCGAGCTGGTGCCGCGGCCGCATCGGTAG
- a CDS encoding sodium:calcium antiporter, producing MAFALVRGGVATRRLRPPMMSILIFAAGAALLIYSAEKLITYLVGAARGLAISVFLLAVIFTGIEFDDLVFGVALNLEGMEDVALGVVFGTVISMVGVVLALAALLVPCRVQVPRDYLVIFAASPLVLVALAFVGQIGTALAILLIALFVAFVAYVAVRERTRSVAVFRDSEVMEGAGNGGGGTLSDDVSRTGDMTLTSKRHLPGWALLGLAVLSLVGLVVGAWVMAEGTEGILEDFGIAGTVFGATIATLVLTLEDIFLTVEPARRGAPLIGVGNVIGSVVFSVTAKLGIIVLAGGAIEVGDDVFVWHLPALILLIGFSTYALWTGRLRRWHGVVLLVGYVLYWIVSFVVFGVVPADDD from the coding sequence ATGGCGTTCGCGCTGGTCCGCGGCGGTGTGGCGACGAGGAGGCTGCGACCGCCGATGATGTCGATCCTCATATTCGCGGCCGGTGCCGCGTTGCTGATCTACAGCGCCGAGAAACTGATCACCTATCTGGTCGGGGCCGCCCGCGGTCTCGCGATCTCCGTCTTCCTCCTCGCGGTGATCTTCACCGGAATCGAGTTCGACGACCTCGTGTTCGGCGTCGCGCTCAACCTGGAGGGCATGGAGGACGTCGCGCTCGGCGTCGTCTTCGGCACGGTGATCTCGATGGTCGGCGTGGTGCTGGCGCTGGCCGCACTGCTGGTGCCGTGCCGCGTCCAGGTGCCCCGCGACTACCTCGTGATCTTCGCGGCGTCCCCGCTGGTCCTGGTGGCGCTGGCGTTCGTCGGCCAGATCGGGACGGCACTGGCGATCCTGCTGATCGCGCTGTTCGTCGCGTTCGTGGCCTACGTCGCGGTGCGCGAGCGCACCCGGTCGGTCGCGGTGTTCCGCGACAGCGAGGTCATGGAGGGGGCCGGGAACGGCGGTGGCGGCACGCTGTCCGACGACGTCTCCCGCACCGGCGACATGACACTCACCTCCAAACGGCACCTGCCCGGCTGGGCACTGCTCGGGCTGGCGGTGCTGTCGCTGGTCGGGCTGGTCGTCGGCGCCTGGGTGATGGCCGAGGGCACCGAGGGCATCCTGGAGGACTTCGGGATCGCCGGCACCGTGTTCGGCGCGACCATCGCGACCCTGGTGCTGACCCTGGAGGACATCTTCCTCACCGTCGAGCCCGCCCGCCGCGGTGCGCCGCTGATCGGCGTCGGCAACGTCATCGGGTCGGTCGTGTTCTCGGTGACGGCCAAGCTCGGCATCATCGTGCTGGCCGGCGGTGCGATCGAGGTGGGCGACGACGTCTTCGTCTGGCACCTGCCGGCGCTGATCCTCCTGATCGGGTTCTCGACGTACGCGTTGTGGACCGGACGGCTGCGACGCTGGCACGGCGTCGTGCTGCTCGTCGGCTACGTCCTCTACTGGATCGTCAGCTTCGTCGTCTTCGGGGTCGTCCCTGCGGACGACGATTAG
- a CDS encoding SMI1/KNR4 family protein produces MTDPDPRVAWTTWLAALDTAGYPASENARPPAGPADVDAAEVVFGSPFPAALRALYLLCDGQWNDHPRVPGYKPDRFTSLFPATYRMLPVAEAVVIYRGWLDVLEDGSHDHVTVRAGDPVRARYWDAGWWPLALDGGGNALAVDVVPEPGGDVGQVVVAGPDEDERRRVGAGVTDYLRRLAASALPAPQDPDPGGSSYCFWDLPDLR; encoded by the coding sequence ATGACCGATCCCGACCCGCGCGTCGCCTGGACCACCTGGCTGGCCGCCCTCGACACCGCCGGCTACCCCGCATCGGAGAACGCCCGCCCGCCCGCCGGCCCGGCCGACGTCGACGCCGCCGAGGTCGTGTTCGGCAGCCCGTTCCCGGCCGCGCTCCGGGCGCTCTACCTGCTCTGCGACGGTCAGTGGAACGACCACCCGCGGGTGCCGGGGTACAAGCCGGACCGGTTCACCAGCCTCTTCCCGGCGACCTACCGGATGCTCCCGGTCGCGGAGGCCGTGGTGATCTACCGCGGCTGGCTGGACGTGCTGGAGGACGGCAGCCACGACCACGTGACCGTCCGCGCCGGTGACCCGGTCCGGGCCCGCTACTGGGACGCGGGCTGGTGGCCGCTCGCCCTCGACGGGGGTGGGAACGCGCTCGCCGTCGACGTCGTCCCGGAGCCGGGCGGGGACGTGGGCCAGGTCGTCGTCGCCGGGCCGGACGAGGACGAACGCCGGCGCGTCGGGGCCGGCGTCACCGACTACCTGCGCCGGTTGGCCGCCTCCGCACTGCCCGCACCGCAGGACCCCGACCCCGGCGGGTCGTCGTACTGCTTCTGGGACCTGCCCGACCTGCGCTGA
- a CDS encoding FKBP-type peptidyl-prolyl cis-trans isomerase: MTAPQKPAVEIVDGPLPTDLVVEDLAVGDGPEAKPGDAVAVHYVGVSQSTGREFDNSYDRGQPLQFGLGAGQVISGWDTGVVGMRIGGRRRLVIPPHLGYGARGAGGVIAPNETLIFVCDLVGVN; encoded by the coding sequence GTGACCGCACCGCAGAAGCCCGCCGTCGAGATCGTCGACGGCCCGCTGCCCACCGACCTGGTGGTCGAGGACCTCGCCGTCGGCGACGGCCCGGAGGCCAAGCCGGGCGACGCCGTCGCCGTGCACTACGTCGGCGTCTCCCAGTCCACCGGCCGCGAGTTCGACAACTCCTACGACCGTGGCCAGCCGCTGCAGTTCGGCCTCGGCGCCGGCCAGGTCATCTCCGGCTGGGACACCGGCGTCGTCGGCATGAGGATCGGCGGCCGTCGCCGGCTCGTCATCCCGCCGCACCTGGGCTACGGCGCCCGTGGCGCCGGCGGCGTCATCGCGCCGAACGAGACGCTGATCTTCGTCTGCGACCTGGTCGGCGTGAACTGA